One Candidatus Methylomirabilota bacterium genomic region harbors:
- a CDS encoding PilN domain-containing protein translates to MEITLNLVSPEIQKRRRLRHLAVAGLCLSLLLGLGNFFLYRSSRADLRIAQQRHERYQQAVRKREESLAALTKRLPAQKVEHLDARVKLYNQIIQGSTFSWSHLLFELERAIPANVALVEIQPNFVEGDIILTGTAKTMEDLLGCVRSLKERDAFYQVYLLKHAVNKDRTRGGGMQFSVSLRYRGEAA, encoded by the coding sequence ATGGAAATCACCCTGAATCTCGTCTCACCTGAGATCCAGAAGCGACGGCGCCTGCGTCACCTGGCCGTGGCAGGGCTCTGCCTCAGTCTGCTCCTTGGCCTCGGCAACTTCTTCCTCTACCGTTCCTCCCGCGCGGATCTCCGTATCGCCCAGCAACGACATGAACGCTATCAGCAGGCCGTCCGCAAACGGGAAGAATCCCTCGCCGCGCTGACCAAGCGTCTGCCAGCTCAGAAGGTCGAACACCTGGATGCTCGAGTCAAGCTCTACAATCAGATCATTCAAGGGTCCACGTTCTCGTGGAGCCATCTCCTCTTTGAGCTCGAGCGGGCCATCCCGGCCAACGTCGCCCTCGTCGAAATCCAGCCCAACTTTGTCGAAGGGGACATCATCCTGACGGGTACTGCCAAGACCATGGAGGATTTGCTCGGCTGCGTGCGGAGCCTCAAAGAACGGGATGCTTTTTATCAGGTCTACCTCCTCAAGCACGCAGTGAACAAGGATCGGACCAGAGGTGGTGGGATGCAATTCAGCGTCTCGCTCCGCTACCGAGGGGAAGCCGCATGA
- the pilO gene encoding type 4a pilus biogenesis protein PilO, which yields MKHRLLLLALALLLLNLAFFFLAILPTRRAVHVNAAAAQDLQNRIRSLRHEERQQELLVSLLNRMDQFRNQIPPHGAILQMIRRVTDLARKLRLSVPSIKYDPVEVTEEALVKLTVQMEVGGKYAAIRRFLYEIEGLQDPLLIEKVVLTSQRGMDRLSLRLAIAAYFLDEERSPAKREAGAGRL from the coding sequence ATGAAGCATCGATTATTGCTTCTCGCCCTCGCTCTTCTTCTGCTCAATCTGGCATTTTTCTTTCTGGCGATCCTCCCCACCCGCCGGGCGGTGCACGTCAATGCCGCTGCCGCTCAAGATCTCCAGAACCGGATTCGATCCCTTCGGCACGAAGAGCGACAACAGGAACTCCTGGTGTCCCTGTTGAACAGGATGGACCAGTTCCGCAACCAGATCCCGCCCCATGGGGCCATTCTCCAAATGATTCGGCGGGTCACCGATCTGGCCCGGAAACTCCGTCTCTCTGTCCCATCTATCAAGTATGACCCAGTAGAGGTCACGGAGGAGGCGCTGGTCAAGCTCACGGTTCAGATGGAGGTGGGGGGAAAGTACGCTGCCATCCGTCGCTTCCTGTATGAGATCGAGGGACTCCAGGATCCCCTGCTCATCGAGAAGGTGGTGCTAACCAGCCAGCGAGGGATGGACCGTCTTTCCCTCCGGCTTGCGATAGCCGCCTATTTCCTGGACGAGGAGCGCAGCCCGGCCAAACGCGAAGCGGGAGCGGGGCGCCTGTAA